The Aggregatilinea lenta genome includes a region encoding these proteins:
- a CDS encoding DUF4342 domain-containing protein, whose amino-acid sequence MSDKNNLEDARDKVEDALGEAKDRAEDAAGQVRDAAGQARDKAQDTYNQAKEGSRKYREEIEVEGRQLLDRVKELVQEGNVRRLIIKDENGKYLIEIPLTVGVVAGSILALGAPVMAALGALAALVAHVKIEVVREEDTPKK is encoded by the coding sequence ATGAGCGACAAGAATAATCTGGAAGACGCCCGCGACAAAGTCGAGGACGCGCTCGGCGAGGCGAAAGATCGCGCTGAAGACGCCGCCGGTCAGGTGCGTGACGCTGCCGGTCAGGCCCGCGACAAGGCACAGGACACCTACAACCAGGCCAAAGAAGGCAGCCGCAAGTACCGGGAAGAGATCGAGGTCGAAGGGCGCCAGCTCCTCGACCGGGTGAAGGAACTCGTCCAGGAAGGCAATGTCCGCCGCCTGATCATCAAGGATGAAAACGGCAAGTATCTGATCGAGATTCCGCTGACCGTGGGCGTGGTGGCAGGCAGCATCCTGGCGCTGGGTGCGCCGGTAATGGCCGCCCTCGGTGCGCTGGCCGCGCTTGTCGCCCACGTAAAGATCGAAGTGGTGCGCGAAGAAGACACCCCCAAGAAGTAG
- a CDS encoding thymidine phosphorylase produces MRATDVIVKKRDGGELATDEIRWIVDGFTGGDIPDYQMAAWLMAVYLRGMSHREIVDLTQAMADSGEQLDLSSIIPYAVDKHSTGGVGDKVSLVVLPLVAAAGIPVAKMSGRGLGFSGGTLDKLESIPGYRVNLSDEEFMQQVREHGIVLAGQTKSLAPADGAIYALRDVTATVSSLPLIASSIMSKKLAAGANAIVLDVKVGTGAFMHDLDQARELAQIMVDIGTTAGRKMVALLSDMNQPLGETVGNAMEVREAIETLRGGGPTDLREHCLVVAGHMVRLGRQDTSPDALANAMVELAAMLDDGRAFAKFRELIAAQGGDVSVVDDPSKLPQAPVKASIPAPQAGTVAEVNALLVAQAALELGAGRARKGDAIDPAVGVEVHHKVGDQVAADTALFTVHAADGTGLAQARALLARAVTVSAQPHEALPMFYDTIYGE; encoded by the coding sequence ATGCGCGCAACAGATGTGATTGTCAAGAAGCGGGACGGCGGCGAGCTGGCGACAGACGAGATTCGCTGGATCGTGGACGGCTTCACCGGGGGCGATATCCCCGATTACCAGATGGCGGCGTGGCTGATGGCCGTCTACTTGCGCGGCATGTCCCACCGGGAAATCGTCGATCTCACGCAGGCGATGGCCGACAGCGGCGAGCAGCTCGACCTCTCCTCGATCATCCCCTACGCGGTGGACAAGCACTCGACCGGCGGCGTGGGCGACAAGGTCTCGCTGGTGGTGCTGCCACTGGTCGCGGCGGCGGGGATCCCCGTCGCTAAGATGAGCGGACGCGGCCTCGGCTTCTCGGGCGGCACGCTCGACAAGCTCGAATCCATCCCCGGCTACCGGGTCAACCTCAGCGACGAGGAATTCATGCAGCAGGTACGCGAGCACGGCATCGTGCTGGCCGGGCAGACCAAAAGCCTCGCCCCGGCGGACGGCGCGATCTACGCCCTGCGCGACGTGACGGCGACCGTCTCCAGCCTGCCGCTGATCGCCAGCAGCATCATGAGCAAAAAGCTCGCGGCGGGCGCGAACGCGATCGTGCTCGACGTCAAGGTGGGCACCGGCGCGTTCATGCACGACCTCGACCAGGCGCGCGAGCTGGCGCAGATCATGGTAGACATCGGCACGACCGCCGGGCGCAAGATGGTCGCGCTGCTGTCGGATATGAACCAGCCGCTCGGCGAGACGGTCGGCAACGCGATGGAAGTCCGCGAGGCGATCGAGACGCTGCGCGGCGGCGGTCCGACCGATCTCCGCGAGCACTGCCTCGTGGTCGCCGGGCACATGGTCCGCCTGGGGCGGCAGGATACGTCCCCGGACGCGCTCGCCAATGCAATGGTCGAGCTGGCCGCCATGCTGGACGATGGCCGCGCCTTCGCCAAATTCCGCGAGCTGATCGCGGCACAGGGCGGTGACGTGAGCGTCGTAGACGATCCCTCGAAGCTGCCGCAAGCCCCCGTGAAAGCGTCGATCCCGGCTCCGCAGGCGGGCACCGTCGCGGAAGTGAACGCGCTGCTCGTCGCACAGGCCGCGCTGGAGCTGGGCGCGGGGCGCGCGCGCAAGGGCGACGCGATCGATCCGGCGGTGGGCGTAGAAGTGCATCACAAAGTGGGCGATCAAGTGGCGGCAGATACGGCGCTGTTCACCGTGCACGCCGCCGACGGCACAGGGCTGGCGCAGGCAAGAGCGCTGCTCGCCCGTGCCGTGACGGTTTCCGCTCAGCCGCATGAGGCATTGCCCATGTTCTATGATACGATCTACGGAGAATGA
- a CDS encoding SH3 domain-containing protein, with protein MIQLRKMLVLMFIVVLCAAEGGSVWAQSDEPVSYENALFSIQVPGWLSVQEETSTSMVYAGNDATLSVTQFALPDGAAEWLAAAGDAPGVLLANVMQAALPGDVAVSATCADVLGMPCVDFTDMSHSDRVVRQVSLFAPDGMLYVIAFDAPDVDTLALIDPDAVLASFQLLSAEDAPVLVDAEVQFKVTANSSMNVRDCASTTCGVVGQTTAGQMLDVVGEDADWYQIVWEDGTAYVASWLTTRGPDNVVALSEGYIDPATQCWVRLRSTRGDAEFRMAISGESRDDVWADLYRPNDTRPVEVYAQLDNTFVDSDEAYIQQVYWGIWWTTGVYRLELSYNGQTSLIGFEVTDSAKNIIYIDCD; from the coding sequence ATGATTCAGTTACGCAAAATGCTTGTGTTGATGTTCATCGTTGTGCTGTGCGCCGCCGAGGGGGGCAGCGTTTGGGCGCAGTCCGATGAGCCGGTGTCGTACGAGAACGCGTTGTTCAGCATCCAGGTGCCGGGCTGGCTGAGCGTGCAGGAAGAGACGAGCACGTCGATGGTCTATGCGGGGAATGACGCGACCCTGTCTGTGACGCAGTTCGCGCTGCCGGACGGCGCAGCCGAGTGGCTGGCCGCTGCGGGCGATGCGCCGGGCGTGCTGCTGGCGAACGTGATGCAGGCTGCGCTGCCGGGTGACGTTGCCGTGTCTGCGACGTGCGCAGACGTGCTGGGCATGCCGTGCGTGGACTTCACCGATATGAGCCACAGCGACCGGGTCGTGCGGCAGGTGAGCCTCTTCGCGCCGGATGGCATGCTGTACGTGATCGCGTTCGATGCGCCGGATGTGGACACGCTGGCATTGATTGATCCAGACGCTGTGCTGGCCTCGTTCCAATTGCTGAGCGCCGAAGACGCGCCGGTGTTGGTAGACGCCGAGGTGCAGTTCAAGGTCACGGCGAATAGCAGCATGAACGTGCGCGACTGCGCCTCGACCACTTGCGGGGTGGTGGGGCAGACGACGGCGGGGCAGATGCTCGACGTGGTTGGCGAGGACGCGGACTGGTACCAGATCGTGTGGGAAGACGGTACGGCGTACGTCGCGTCGTGGCTGACCACGCGCGGCCCGGATAACGTGGTGGCTCTTAGCGAGGGTTACATCGATCCCGCGACGCAGTGCTGGGTGAGGCTGCGCTCCACACGGGGCGACGCCGAATTTAGAATGGCAATCTCGGGTGAGTCGCGCGACGACGTGTGGGCCGATCTCTATCGCCCGAATGACACGCGGCCTGTGGAGGTATATGCTCAACTCGACAATACTTTCGTCGATTCCGACGAGGCCTACATTCAACAGGTATATTGGGGCATCTGGTGGACGACAGGCGTGTACCGTCTGGAGCTGAGCTACAACGGTCAGACCAGCCTGATCGGTTTTGAAGTGACCGACTCCGCCAAGAACATCATCTACATTGATTGCGACTAG
- a CDS encoding DsbA family protein, with protein MATKTQSSSDAPLPNSGMPWPARAAYEVGRTRRARQDQFRSQMRVFWSVGTVALLGGLLLIFFSWREAGAAKDVSCADFPDFCVPLAGGDASAPFEDYETAASRTLDQESTAPETVTRGVTDEGMPYIGNADAPIHILEVADYACSHCQDYHDGDLPEIMDDLVLSGKASFQLVLTTGTGGAFSETASEFALCAGEQGAFWEVNEELYRLAQSQGVSSAFNISNLLKSGADMGLDQGALRECVSSGKYSTAMSSYVQFANDNGVTGTPTVMVNFGDGWRIVQRDYATLADLVDRANTNAG; from the coding sequence ATGGCGACCAAAACACAATCTTCTTCCGATGCACCCCTGCCCAACAGCGGGATGCCGTGGCCTGCCCGCGCCGCCTATGAAGTGGGCCGAACCCGGCGCGCACGCCAGGACCAGTTCCGCAGCCAGATGCGCGTCTTTTGGAGCGTGGGCACCGTTGCGCTGCTCGGCGGTCTGCTGCTCATCTTCTTTAGCTGGCGCGAGGCCGGTGCCGCCAAAGACGTGAGCTGTGCGGACTTCCCCGATTTCTGCGTGCCGCTGGCCGGGGGCGACGCGAGCGCGCCGTTTGAGGATTACGAGACGGCAGCCTCGCGCACGCTCGACCAGGAGAGCACGGCGCCAGAGACTGTCACGCGTGGCGTGACGGACGAGGGCATGCCCTACATCGGCAACGCCGACGCGCCGATTCACATTCTGGAAGTGGCCGACTACGCGTGCTCGCACTGCCAGGACTATCACGACGGCGACCTGCCGGAGATCATGGACGATCTGGTGCTATCCGGTAAGGCGAGCTTCCAACTGGTGCTGACGACCGGCACCGGCGGCGCGTTCTCTGAGACGGCGTCCGAGTTCGCGCTGTGCGCGGGCGAGCAGGGCGCGTTTTGGGAAGTGAACGAGGAACTGTACCGGCTGGCCCAGTCGCAGGGCGTGTCGTCGGCGTTCAACATCTCGAATCTGTTGAAGTCCGGTGCGGACATGGGCCTGGACCAGGGCGCGCTGCGTGAGTGCGTCAGCTCCGGCAAGTACTCGACCGCAATGAGCAGCTACGTACAGTTCGCCAACGACAATGGCGTGACCGGCACGCCGACCGTCATGGTCAATTTTGGCGACGGCTGGCGCATCGTCCAGCGCGATTACGCCACCCTGGCCGATCTGGTAGACCGCGCCAACACCAACGCCGGATAG
- a CDS encoding DsbA family protein: MSEKAKREVAQPGGLGRTARATYEIAASRRQRDTQYKRQMQVFLVVIGLALIGGALAAYLSWHGVGSTKEVSCTEYETYCVPLVGGGPVAALESADSRTLDGESSAEASVVRGVTDEGVPFIGNPDAPIKIAAVADYACSHCQDYHSSDLHAIVRDYVLTGQAQLQVVLTTGTGGVYSQLASLVALCAGEQGAFWEMNDELYRMAEAQSVVTAFDLSNLLDAAGDMGLDEDALRQCYGAGTYSSTLSAFATFANDNGVTGTPSVLVNVGDGWRIVSRDYVTIASLVERAHGE, encoded by the coding sequence GTGTCTGAAAAAGCGAAGCGCGAAGTGGCTCAACCCGGTGGACTGGGGAGGACTGCCCGCGCCACTTATGAAATCGCTGCGTCGCGCCGTCAGCGCGACACGCAGTATAAGCGGCAAATGCAGGTGTTCCTGGTGGTGATCGGGCTGGCACTGATCGGTGGCGCGCTGGCTGCCTACCTGAGCTGGCACGGGGTCGGGTCAACCAAAGAGGTGAGCTGCACCGAGTACGAGACGTACTGCGTGCCGTTGGTCGGCGGCGGGCCGGTCGCGGCGCTCGAATCGGCGGACTCACGCACGCTGGACGGCGAGAGCAGCGCCGAGGCGAGCGTGGTGCGCGGCGTGACCGACGAGGGCGTACCGTTCATCGGTAACCCGGACGCGCCGATCAAGATCGCTGCAGTGGCGGACTATGCGTGCAGCCACTGCCAGGACTATCACAGCAGCGACCTGCACGCGATCGTGCGCGACTACGTGCTGACCGGGCAGGCGCAGCTCCAGGTGGTGTTGACGACTGGCACGGGCGGGGTGTATTCGCAGCTGGCGTCGCTGGTAGCGCTGTGCGCGGGCGAGCAGGGCGCGTTCTGGGAGATGAACGACGAGTTGTACCGCATGGCGGAGGCGCAGAGCGTGGTGACGGCGTTCGATCTGTCCAACCTGCTGGACGCGGCGGGCGATATGGGGCTGGACGAGGACGCGCTGCGGCAGTGCTACGGGGCGGGCACGTACAGCTCGACGCTGAGCGCGTTCGCGACCTTCGCCAACGACAACGGCGTGACCGGTACGCCGTCCGTGCTGGTGAATGTGGGCGACGGCTGGCGCATCGTGTCGCGCGACTACGTCACGATCGCGTCGTTGGTCGAGCGCGCCCACGGCGAATAG